The DNA window GTGGACGCGGGCAACCTGAACCGGGCCCGGGAGGCGGGCCTCTTCCGGCCAGTGCGCTCCGAAGCCCTGGAGCAGGCGATCCCCCCGAGCTACCGGGACCCCGAGGGACACTGGTTCGGCCTCTCCCTGCGGGCGCGCCCCATCCTGTACGCGGTCGGCCGGGTGGACCCTTCCACCCTCTCCACCTATCAGGACCTGGCCGACCCCCGCTGGAGGCAAAAAGTCTGTGTGCGCTCCTCGGGGAACGTCTACAACCAGTCCATGGTCGCCGCCATGGTCGCCGCCCGGGGACCGGCGCAGGCCGAGGCTTGGGCTCGGGGACTGGTGGCCAACTTCGCGCGCCCGCCCCAGGGGGGAGACCGGGACCAGATCAAGGCCGTGGCCGCCGGACAGTGCGACCTGGCCCTGGCCAACACCTACTACCTGGGGGGGATGCTCCAGGCGTCCCAGACCGAAGACCGGGAGGCGGCAGCCAAGGTGGGCGTGTTCTGGCCCGACCAGGGCGGGCGGGGCGTCCACGTCAACGTGAGCGGCGCGGGGGTGACCCGCCACGCCCGGAGCCCGGAAAACGCGATGCT is part of the Thermodesulfobacteriota bacterium genome and encodes:
- a CDS encoding Fe(3+) ABC transporter substrate-binding protein, producing MRRAFPLLFAAIAAAAPLWSARASEVNVYSARQEVLIKPLLDRFTARTGVRVNLVAGSADALMERLRSEGAHSPADLLLTVDAGNLNRAREAGLFRPVRSEALEQAIPPSYRDPEGHWFGLSLRARPILYAVGRVDPSTLSTYQDLADPRWRQKVCVRSSGNVYNQSMVAAMVAARGPAQAEAWARGLVANFARPPQGGDRDQIKAVAAGQCDLALANTYYLGGMLQASQTEDREAAAKVGVFWPDQGGRGVHVNVSGAGVTRHARSPENAMLLLEFLAGEEAQRWYSEVNFEYPVRPGVPVSETLAAWGPFVADDVNLAALGQHNAEAVRIMDRAGWR